In Danaus plexippus chromosome 17, MEX_DaPlex, whole genome shotgun sequence, one DNA window encodes the following:
- the LOC116771480 gene encoding uncharacterized protein LOC116771480, translated as MRWSEAVTVEFVKMYLKHECLWNPNHPGYKIKYQREKAYFDICSEFKTSTMKTLTVPEVKMKIKNLRTTYVQQVQKILQKSGPNSIYEPSLVWFNEMDRCLKHIRTNRHLYSLSTQETPGVDSSCQIWVDQGTHQDNEEMNPDPLSNPEDDDFESSKMEESTPIKKERLSQPSKKKKKYKHRNLNQIQDYPKNANFEATKEDEFDIYGKYIASQLRKMDLHKALRLQLEIQSLVSEARLSDITSN; from the exons atgagATGGAGTGAAGCAGTAACCGTGGAATTtgtcaaaatgtatttaaaacacgAATGCCTATGGAATCCCAACCACCCtggttacaaaattaaataccaaAGAGAAAAAGCTTACTTCGATATTTGTTCGGAATTTAAAACGTCCACAATGAAAACACTTACAGTTCCCGaggttaaaatgaaaataaaaaacttgagGACAACTTATGTACAACAGGTACAAAAAATCTTGCAAAAATCGGGTCCCAACTCGATCTATGAACCCTCGTTAGTTTGGTTTAACGAGATGGACCgttgtttaaaacatatacGAACTAATCGTCACCTGTATTCTCTGAGT ACACAAGAAACTCCTGGAGTTGATTCATCCTGCCAGATATGGGTAGATCAGGGGACACATCAAGATAATGAAGAAATGAATCCCGATCCCCTATCAAACCCTGAAGATGATGATTTTGAATCTTCTAAGATGGAGGAATCAACTCCCATAAAGAAGGAAAGATTGTCACAACCaagcaagaaaaaaaagaagtatAAACATAGAAACTTAAATCAAATTCAAGATTATCCCAAAAATGCAAACTTTGAGGCAACAAAGGAGGatgaatttgatatatacGGGAAGTACATTGCTTCACAGCTCAGAAAAATGGACTTGCACAAAGCCTTGAGGCTTCAACTTGAAATACAAAGTTTAGTTAGTGAAGCTAGATTATCGGACATAactagtaattaa
- the LOC133319273 gene encoding uncharacterized protein LOC133319273 has protein sequence MRWTESETFQFVKLYLSYDNLWNTSHEDYKIKDKRIKAYRNITSEFMSITGILLNEHELKTKIKNLRSTYIQELSKIKQRSIGGYEYKPTIKWFEYWDACFRKRQEKRCSDAGLEESELEQEQNQSLWLPEDAEILCGAQDPFEAQNNDNLALILKSEPGVQPKINTTTKYEMKRKKIKHRSPSTDVSDQTLKDSMDSLDTCIEDEFDIYGKYIASQLRTMDLKRALRLQFEIQSLVSGARLSDLSS, from the exons atgaggtGGACCGAAAGCGAAACCTTTCAAtttgtgaaattatatttaagttacgaTAATTTATGGAACACAAGCCATGAAGACTATAAGATTAAAGATAAACGCATTAAGGCGTATCGTAACATAACTTCTGAATTTATGTCTATAACAGGTATATTGCTTAATGAACATGAATTAAAGACCAAAATTAAGAACTTGAGATCGACCTACATTCAAGAATTGAGCAAAATAAAGCAAAGATCTATCGGCGGCTATGAGTACAAACCGACCATTAAATGGTTTGAGTACTGGGATGCTTGTTTTAGAAAGAGGCAGGAGAAGCGATGTAGTGACGCCGGTCTCGAG gAATCAGAGCTAGAGCAAGAACAAAATCAAAGCCTGTGGCTTCCTGAAGATGCAGAGATTCTATGTGGTGCACAGGATCCGTTTGAAGCTCAGAATAACGACAACTTGGCCCTTATTCTAAAATCAGAACCCGGAGTCCAgcctaaaataaatacaacaacGAAATACGAAatgaagagaaaaaaaataaaacatcgaaGTCCTAGCACGGATGTTTCCGATCAAACACTCAAGGATAGCATGGACAGCCTCGACACATGCATAGAAGatgaatttgatatatatgGCAAATATATTGCGTCACAGTTGAGGACAATGGATTTGAAAAGAGCTCTAAGATTACAGTTTGAAATACAGTCTCTAGTTAGTGGAGCTCGCCTCTCAGATCTATCaagttaa